A genomic segment from Gossypium hirsutum isolate 1008001.06 chromosome D04, Gossypium_hirsutum_v2.1, whole genome shotgun sequence encodes:
- the LOC107898450 gene encoding protein RGF1 INDUCIBLE TRANSCRIPTION FACTOR 1 isoform X1: protein MATMLVPPWLESLLSTAFFTVCRSHGDAGRSECNMYCLDCKGDSFCFYCRSSKHKDHQVIQFVFCQIRRSSYHDVVRVTEIQKVLDISGVQTYVINSARVLFLNERPQPKSGKLGVSHLCDICGRTLLDPFRFCSLGCKLVGIKRNTGNASFNIEEEGIIISKEEEEEEMREGSQRDINPSTPPPPPSNARRRKGIPHRAPFGS, encoded by the exons ATGGCTACAATGCTGGTGCCGCCATGGCTAGAGTCATTGCTAAGTACGGCCTTTTTCACAGTTTGCAGAAGTCATGGAGATGCAGGTAGGAGTGAATGCAACATGTATTGTTTAGACTGTAAAGGAGATTCATTTTGCTTTTATTGCCGTTCTTCTAAACACAAAGATCATCAAGTAATTCAG TTTGTGTTTTGTCAGATAAGGAGATCATCATATCATGATGTAGTGAGGGTTACAGAGATTCAGAAAGTGTTGGATATAAGTGGGGTACAAACTTATGTGATAAATAGTGCCAGGGTTCTATTCCTGAATGAAAGGCCTCAACCAAAATCTGGGAAACTAGGAGTTTCTCATTTATGTGATATCTGTGGAAGAACCCTCTTGGACCCTTTTCGTTTTTGCTCATTGGGTTGTAAG CTTGTAGGAATAAAGAGGAACACCGGGAATGCAAGTTTTAACATAGAAGAAGAAGGCATAATAAtatcaaaggaagaagaagaagaagaaatgcgAGAAGGGTCACAACGAGACATTAACCCTTCCACGCCTCCCCCACCTCCTTCAAATGCAAGGCGAAGAAAAGGAATTCCTCACCGAGCACCTTTTGGGTCCTAA
- the LOC107898450 gene encoding protein RGF1 INDUCIBLE TRANSCRIPTION FACTOR 1 isoform X2: MATMLVPPWLESLLSTAFFTVCRSHGDAGRSECNMYCLDCKGDSFCFYCRSSKHKDHQVIQIRRSSYHDVVRVTEIQKVLDISGVQTYVINSARVLFLNERPQPKSGKLGVSHLCDICGRTLLDPFRFCSLGCKLVGIKRNTGNASFNIEEEGIIISKEEEEEEMREGSQRDINPSTPPPPPSNARRRKGIPHRAPFGS; this comes from the exons ATGGCTACAATGCTGGTGCCGCCATGGCTAGAGTCATTGCTAAGTACGGCCTTTTTCACAGTTTGCAGAAGTCATGGAGATGCAGGTAGGAGTGAATGCAACATGTATTGTTTAGACTGTAAAGGAGATTCATTTTGCTTTTATTGCCGTTCTTCTAAACACAAAGATCATCAAGTAATTCAG ATAAGGAGATCATCATATCATGATGTAGTGAGGGTTACAGAGATTCAGAAAGTGTTGGATATAAGTGGGGTACAAACTTATGTGATAAATAGTGCCAGGGTTCTATTCCTGAATGAAAGGCCTCAACCAAAATCTGGGAAACTAGGAGTTTCTCATTTATGTGATATCTGTGGAAGAACCCTCTTGGACCCTTTTCGTTTTTGCTCATTGGGTTGTAAG CTTGTAGGAATAAAGAGGAACACCGGGAATGCAAGTTTTAACATAGAAGAAGAAGGCATAATAAtatcaaaggaagaagaagaagaagaaatgcgAGAAGGGTCACAACGAGACATTAACCCTTCCACGCCTCCCCCACCTCCTTCAAATGCAAGGCGAAGAAAAGGAATTCCTCACCGAGCACCTTTTGGGTCCTAA